From Variovorax sp. PMC12, the proteins below share one genomic window:
- a CDS encoding ShlB/FhaC/HecB family hemolysin secretion/activation protein — protein sequence MQARHPLTPTAFAAATLFSAALLIAAQSTHAAETEETNTLLPTQDPCGTCDRPLAQAPATATVAPQSLPAPPRPAGASFRLNDLRLNGVKALSNEELQAITSPYIGREVTLSELEELAKAITARYKERGYFLAQAVVPVQTVRDGIVEISVIEGRLGKVDVVVAPDAPIAESRVRGFLAPLQPGEAVSAPAYERAMLLLSDQPGIKVSSGLQEGSQPGTTDLSVEVAPAPRWAFTAEGDNHGTKESGRYRVGGTVRWLSPFGIGDNLDARVMVSNGNALQFGRVSYEAPIGTSGLRAGVGLSRVSYDLGGQFSDLEAQGRANVFDVSLNYPLIRQRQQNLFLRLSADSKDLDDEIRAFEYDARKRVRGFGVGWTWERRDDVLGGGYWASSGTLYHGSLSIRDPQGRADDQAFGGRHTEGGFNKLSFQLSRLQAIVPRHSLYLSIGGQWASKNLDASEKLALGGARAVRAYPSGELLVDQGLIGTVEWRWSVNEELTPFAFYDAARGRLQRHPSPFDGENSRSLRGYGIGLSWSRPGNFSINATLAWRDGTPRPQTDGGGRGPRLYVQVQKAF from the coding sequence ATGCAAGCCCGCCACCCCCTGACGCCCACGGCCTTCGCAGCAGCAACCCTGTTCAGCGCGGCATTGCTGATCGCAGCCCAGAGCACGCACGCAGCAGAGACCGAAGAAACAAACACGCTGCTCCCCACACAAGACCCCTGCGGCACCTGCGACCGCCCGCTCGCGCAAGCACCGGCCACCGCCACCGTCGCACCGCAAAGCCTGCCCGCACCGCCCAGGCCTGCAGGCGCGTCGTTCAGGCTCAACGACCTGCGCCTCAACGGCGTCAAGGCACTCAGCAACGAAGAGCTGCAGGCCATCACCTCGCCGTACATCGGGCGCGAGGTCACGCTCTCGGAGCTCGAGGAACTCGCCAAGGCCATCACCGCACGCTACAAGGAACGCGGCTACTTCCTCGCCCAGGCCGTGGTGCCCGTGCAGACCGTGCGCGACGGCATCGTCGAGATCAGCGTCATCGAAGGCCGCCTCGGCAAGGTCGACGTCGTCGTCGCGCCCGACGCGCCCATCGCCGAGTCGCGCGTGCGCGGCTTCCTCGCGCCGCTTCAGCCCGGCGAAGCCGTCAGCGCGCCGGCCTACGAACGCGCGATGCTGCTGCTGTCCGACCAGCCCGGCATCAAGGTTTCCTCCGGCCTGCAGGAAGGCTCGCAGCCCGGCACCACCGACCTGTCCGTCGAGGTGGCGCCCGCGCCGCGCTGGGCCTTCACCGCCGAAGGCGACAACCACGGCACCAAGGAGTCGGGCCGCTACCGCGTGGGCGGCACCGTGCGCTGGCTCAGCCCCTTCGGCATCGGCGACAACCTCGATGCGCGGGTGATGGTGTCCAACGGCAACGCGCTGCAGTTCGGCCGCGTCTCGTACGAGGCGCCCATCGGCACCAGCGGGTTGCGCGCCGGCGTGGGCCTCTCGCGCGTGAGCTACGACCTGGGCGGGCAGTTTTCCGACCTCGAGGCCCAGGGCCGCGCCAACGTGTTCGACGTGTCGCTCAACTACCCGCTGATCCGGCAGCGCCAGCAGAACCTCTTCCTGCGCCTGAGCGCCGACAGCAAGGACCTCGACGACGAAATCCGCGCGTTCGAGTACGACGCCAGGAAGCGCGTGCGCGGCTTCGGCGTGGGATGGACCTGGGAGCGGCGCGACGACGTGCTGGGCGGCGGCTACTGGGCCAGCTCGGGCACGCTGTACCACGGCTCTCTGTCCATCCGCGACCCGCAGGGCCGGGCCGACGACCAGGCCTTCGGCGGGCGCCACACCGAAGGCGGCTTCAACAAGCTGAGCTTCCAGCTGTCGCGGCTGCAGGCCATCGTGCCGCGGCATTCGCTGTACCTCTCCATCGGCGGCCAGTGGGCGAGCAAGAACCTCGATGCCTCCGAGAAGCTCGCGCTCGGCGGCGCGCGCGCGGTGCGCGCCTATCCGTCGGGTGAACTGCTCGTGGACCAGGGCCTGATCGGCACCGTCGAATGGCGCTGGTCGGTGAACGAAGAGCTGACGCCCTTCGCGTTCTACGACGCCGCGCGCGGCCGGCTGCAGCGTCACCCCTCGCCGTTCGACGGCGAGAACTCGCGCAGCCTGCGCGGCTACGGCATCGGGCTGAGCTGGTCGCGGCCGGGCAATTTCTCGATCAATGCGACCCTGGCATGGCGCGACGGCACGCCGCGGCCGCAGACCGATGGCGGAGGCCGCGGCCCGCGGCTGTACGTCCAGGTTCAAAAGGCGTTCTGA
- a CDS encoding CHAT domain-containing protein, which yields MAWFSSWGWERPACGRAGLAVALGLAGVLLASGIGSPAAAQQQQQQQRAQAPTGAEAAADRMEQARLADTDTLLALTSEGAVLYGQDSVKLSGYQYCSQAVALAEAGEFRQSVRAASKALHLANATNDPNLMAMANRDLAIVYSYSGQLEKAEEFAREALRHQARDPKLVVGPVQKVIGDVRTRRGDFSGAVLSYDEALANSSPRYAPLVQASLVNALIEAGDTARARELIGTMAPPKDAPLTAQLDRTRARLLLAENKPAEARDAYRALTARQVGADTEYYRLWAWDGVARSELALGQKQAAAEAVGRALGDVDKVRAKFRSEEFKMGLFSDLQTVFERGVAVYSDAGDARQAFEVSEHSRSRALLDAVRGRAKINEQAANTIDLPALQATLAPDERVVQFHSLPDRLVVWVVSANSITEKTVAVKRDELNELVETFRNSIVRGRRTAVTNADKLGAALLGPLGLAPGQRLIVVPHGPLHYLPFQALRLDGRYIIETHPVAVAPSISIAVQLAQRTPRVNASLTAFGNPRIEDKYDLPGAETEVKQLAQLFPRNTVYMGAAATKTQFRDVASRSPLMHVAAHAEADAVDPLYSRILLANEGGKQNFLEAHEILGLPMDGTALVTLSACESGLGRIAQGDEVLGFTRSFLSAGSSSLIASLWPVSDDATAVLMSTLYGELARGRDIQKAMQAGQLAVLKDPKMSHPFFWAPFNLIGNWRLTVGG from the coding sequence ATGGCTTGGTTTTCCAGTTGGGGATGGGAGCGTCCCGCATGTGGCCGCGCGGGCCTTGCGGTGGCGCTGGGTCTTGCGGGCGTTCTTCTCGCCTCCGGCATCGGTTCCCCGGCGGCGGCGCAGCAGCAGCAACAGCAGCAACGCGCGCAGGCGCCGACCGGTGCCGAGGCCGCCGCCGACCGCATGGAGCAGGCCCGGCTCGCCGACACCGACACCCTGCTGGCCCTGACCAGCGAAGGCGCGGTGCTCTACGGGCAGGACAGCGTCAAGCTCTCCGGCTACCAGTATTGCAGCCAGGCCGTGGCACTGGCCGAGGCGGGAGAGTTCCGCCAGAGCGTGCGTGCCGCCAGCAAGGCGCTGCACCTGGCCAACGCCACCAACGACCCCAACCTGATGGCCATGGCCAACCGCGACCTGGCCATCGTCTACAGCTACTCCGGCCAGCTGGAGAAGGCCGAGGAATTCGCGCGCGAGGCGCTGCGCCATCAGGCGCGCGACCCCAAGCTGGTGGTGGGCCCGGTGCAGAAGGTGATCGGCGACGTGCGGACGCGCCGCGGCGACTTCTCCGGCGCGGTGCTCAGCTATGACGAGGCGCTGGCCAACAGCTCGCCGCGCTATGCGCCGCTGGTGCAGGCCTCGCTGGTCAACGCGCTGATCGAAGCGGGCGACACCGCGCGAGCGCGCGAGCTGATCGGCACCATGGCCCCGCCCAAGGACGCGCCGCTCACCGCGCAGCTCGACCGCACCCGCGCGCGCCTGCTGCTGGCCGAGAACAAGCCGGCCGAGGCGCGCGATGCCTACCGTGCGCTCACCGCGCGCCAGGTGGGCGCCGACACGGAGTACTACCGCCTCTGGGCCTGGGACGGCGTGGCGCGCAGCGAACTCGCGCTGGGGCAGAAGCAGGCGGCGGCCGAGGCCGTGGGCCGTGCGCTCGGCGACGTCGACAAGGTGCGCGCGAAGTTCCGCAGCGAAGAATTCAAGATGGGCCTGTTCTCGGACCTGCAGACGGTGTTCGAGCGCGGCGTGGCCGTGTACAGCGACGCGGGCGATGCGCGCCAGGCCTTCGAGGTGAGCGAGCACAGCCGTTCGCGCGCGCTGCTCGACGCGGTGCGCGGCCGCGCGAAGATCAACGAGCAGGCCGCCAACACCATCGACCTGCCGGCGCTGCAGGCCACGCTGGCGCCCGACGAGCGCGTGGTGCAGTTCCATTCGCTGCCCGACCGGCTGGTGGTGTGGGTGGTGAGCGCGAACAGCATCACCGAGAAGACCGTGGCGGTGAAGCGCGACGAACTCAACGAGCTGGTCGAGACCTTCCGCAACTCCATCGTGCGCGGCCGCCGCACCGCCGTCACCAACGCCGACAAGCTGGGCGCCGCGCTGCTCGGGCCGCTGGGCCTGGCGCCGGGGCAGAGGCTGATCGTGGTGCCGCACGGGCCGCTGCACTACCTGCCGTTCCAGGCGCTGCGGCTGGACGGGCGCTACATCATCGAGACGCACCCGGTGGCCGTGGCGCCGTCGATCAGCATCGCGGTGCAGCTCGCGCAGCGCACGCCGCGCGTGAACGCGTCGCTCACCGCCTTCGGCAATCCGCGCATCGAGGACAAGTACGACCTGCCCGGCGCCGAAACGGAGGTGAAGCAGCTCGCGCAGCTTTTCCCGCGCAACACGGTGTACATGGGCGCCGCCGCCACCAAGACGCAGTTCCGCGACGTGGCCTCGCGCTCGCCGCTGATGCATGTGGCCGCGCACGCGGAGGCCGACGCGGTCGATCCGCTGTATTCGCGCATCCTGCTGGCCAACGAGGGCGGCAAGCAGAATTTCCTGGAGGCGCACGAGATCCTCGGCCTGCCGATGGACGGCACCGCGCTGGTCACGCTGTCGGCCTGCGAGTCGGGGCTGGGGCGCATCGCGCAAGGCGACGAGGTGCTGGGCTTCACGCGGTCGTTTCTCTCGGCCGGCAGCTCGAGCCTGATCGCGTCGCTGTGGCCGGTGTCCGACGATGCCACGGCGGTGCTCATGAGCACGCTCTATGGCGAGCTGGCCAGGGGCCGCGACATCCAGAAGGCGATGCAGGCGGGGCAGCTTGCCGTGCTGAAGGACCCCAAGATGTCCCATCCCTTCTTCTGGGCACCGTTCAACCTGATCGGCAACTGGCGTCTTACGGTGGGGGGGTGA
- the katE gene encoding catalase HPII: MTPQNKAAAGRRASAAKASDGSSAKQQQLEGFTVEHPPTLTTNQGLQIPDNHNSLKAGVRGPTLLEDFILREKITHFDHERIPERVVHARGSAAHGYFQVYKSMSQFTCADFLQDPDQKTPVFVRFSTVAGSRGSADTVRDVRGFAVKFYTREGNYDLVGNNIPVFFIQDAMKFPDLIHAVKPEPHHEMPQAASAHDTFWDFASLMPESTHMLMWAMSDRAIPRSLRMMEGFGVHTFRFINSRGESHFVKFHWKPKLGIHGLVWDEAQKIAGKDADFHRRDLWEAIENGDFPEWELGVQMIPQDKEHSLGFDLLDPTKLIPEEMVPVQKIGRLVLNRNPDNFFAETEQVAFHPGHVVPGIDFSNDPLLQGRLFSYTDTQISRLGGANFHELPINKAVCPFHNMQRDGMHRQTISRGQVAYEPNTLGSGAEFRVDGGSHGFQSFPEEIDPPKVRRRSASFDDHFTQARLFFNSQSAAEKEHIIAAFRFELSKLEVPAIRQRVVDNLAHVDEKLARRVAEPLGIGEPDAKAAAGRAGFREHRMTLPIEESRALSMADTGDGSIRTRKIAILVADGVDSASLKPIRDALEQAGAQCKTVGPKLGTVASASKRQIDVDMTFANTPSVMFDAVLVPAGSESAAAMSGIGDAVHFVLEAYKHCKAICTVGEGVRLLSSLGIGADVPPADAPAGVVVAATPVTNMGDTTAATQVASDFIAAIAKHRHWDRANIDAVPA, encoded by the coding sequence ATGACGCCACAGAACAAGGCCGCTGCGGGCCGCCGCGCGAGCGCCGCCAAGGCGAGCGACGGCAGCAGCGCCAAGCAGCAGCAGCTCGAAGGCTTCACGGTCGAGCATCCGCCGACCCTGACCACCAACCAGGGCCTGCAGATTCCCGACAACCACAACTCGCTCAAGGCGGGTGTGCGCGGGCCCACGCTGCTCGAAGATTTCATCCTGCGCGAGAAGATCACGCACTTCGACCACGAGCGCATTCCCGAGCGCGTGGTGCATGCGCGCGGGTCCGCGGCGCACGGCTACTTCCAGGTCTACAAGTCGATGTCGCAGTTCACCTGCGCCGACTTCCTGCAGGACCCCGACCAGAAGACGCCCGTTTTCGTGCGCTTCTCGACCGTGGCCGGCTCGCGCGGATCCGCCGACACGGTGCGCGACGTGCGCGGCTTCGCCGTCAAGTTCTACACCCGCGAAGGCAACTACGACCTGGTGGGCAACAACATCCCGGTGTTCTTCATCCAGGACGCGATGAAGTTCCCCGACCTCATCCACGCCGTCAAGCCCGAGCCGCACCACGAGATGCCGCAGGCCGCGAGCGCGCACGACACCTTCTGGGACTTCGCCTCCCTCATGCCTGAGAGCACCCACATGCTGATGTGGGCCATGAGCGACCGCGCCATTCCGCGCAGCCTGCGCATGATGGAAGGCTTCGGCGTCCACACCTTCCGCTTCATCAACAGCCGCGGCGAGAGCCACTTCGTGAAGTTCCACTGGAAGCCCAAGCTCGGCATCCATGGCCTGGTGTGGGACGAGGCACAGAAGATCGCCGGCAAGGACGCCGACTTCCACCGCCGCGACCTGTGGGAAGCCATCGAGAACGGCGACTTCCCCGAATGGGAACTCGGCGTGCAGATGATTCCGCAGGACAAGGAACACTCGCTGGGCTTCGACCTGCTCGACCCCACCAAGCTCATTCCCGAAGAGATGGTGCCGGTGCAGAAGATCGGGCGGCTGGTGCTCAACCGCAACCCCGACAACTTCTTCGCCGAGACCGAGCAGGTGGCCTTCCACCCGGGTCACGTGGTGCCGGGCATCGACTTCAGCAACGACCCGCTGCTGCAGGGTCGCCTGTTCTCGTACACCGACACGCAGATCTCGCGCCTGGGCGGCGCCAACTTCCACGAACTGCCCATCAACAAGGCCGTGTGCCCGTTCCACAACATGCAGCGCGACGGCATGCACCGCCAGACCATTTCGCGCGGCCAGGTGGCCTACGAGCCCAACACGCTGGGCAGCGGCGCCGAGTTCCGCGTGGACGGCGGCAGCCACGGCTTCCAGTCGTTCCCCGAAGAAATCGATCCGCCGAAGGTGCGCCGCCGCAGCGCCTCGTTCGACGATCACTTCACGCAGGCGCGCCTGTTCTTCAACAGCCAGAGCGCGGCCGAGAAGGAACACATCATCGCGGCCTTCCGCTTCGAGCTGTCGAAGCTGGAGGTGCCGGCCATCCGCCAGCGAGTGGTCGACAACCTCGCGCACGTGGACGAGAAGCTCGCGCGCCGCGTGGCCGAGCCGCTGGGCATCGGCGAGCCCGATGCCAAGGCGGCGGCAGGCCGCGCGGGCTTTCGCGAACACCGCATGACGCTGCCCATCGAGGAGTCGCGCGCGCTCAGCATGGCCGACACCGGCGACGGCTCCATCCGCACGCGCAAGATCGCGATCCTGGTGGCGGACGGTGTCGACTCGGCTTCGCTCAAGCCGATCCGCGACGCGCTCGAGCAGGCCGGCGCGCAATGCAAGACGGTGGGCCCGAAGCTGGGCACCGTCGCCAGCGCGTCGAAGCGGCAGATCGATGTCGACATGACCTTCGCCAACACGCCGTCGGTGATGTTCGACGCCGTGCTGGTGCCCGCGGGCAGCGAGAGCGCCGCGGCCATGAGCGGCATCGGCGATGCGGTGCACTTCGTGCTCGAGGCCTACAAGCACTGCAAGGCGATCTGCACCGTGGGCGAGGGCGTGCGGCTGCTGTCCTCGCTGGGCATCGGCGCGGACGTGCCGCCGGCCGACGCGCCGGCCGGCGTGGTGGTGGCGGCGACGCCCGTCACCAACATGGGCGACACCACGGCCGCGACGCAGGTGGCGAGCGACTTCATCGCGGCCATCGCGAAGCACCGCCATTGGGACCGGGCGAACATCGACGCCGTGCCCGCCTGA
- a CDS encoding transglutaminase-like domain-containing protein — protein MQIRIGFDIELGVTAPTALIYMLQVHPSRAGDLQDGEHITISPPLVTDHYTDSFGNQCARVHVPPGVSSVRLRNHATVYDTGWPDAVDFGAVEHATADLPVETLPFVLPSRYCEVDSELLAFAWANFSSVTPGWARVQAICDFVHRHLRFDYQNARATRTALEGYRERTGVCRDFAHLAITLCRCMNIPARYVTGYLGDIGIPPVRYPMDFSAWFEVYLGNRWHTFDARHNTPRIGRVVIARGRDAADVPITMVFGANTLQRFEVTTEEVLQ, from the coding sequence ATGCAGATCAGGATCGGTTTCGACATCGAGCTCGGCGTCACCGCCCCCACGGCATTGATCTACATGCTGCAGGTGCATCCGTCGCGCGCCGGCGACTTGCAGGACGGCGAGCACATCACCATCAGCCCGCCACTGGTGACGGACCACTACACGGACAGCTTCGGCAACCAGTGCGCGCGAGTGCACGTGCCCCCGGGCGTGAGCAGCGTGCGGCTGCGCAACCACGCGACGGTGTACGACACCGGCTGGCCCGATGCAGTCGACTTCGGCGCGGTGGAGCACGCGACGGCCGACCTCCCCGTGGAGACGCTGCCCTTCGTGCTGCCCAGCCGCTACTGCGAGGTCGACAGCGAGCTGCTGGCTTTCGCATGGGCCAACTTCTCGAGCGTGACGCCCGGCTGGGCGCGCGTGCAGGCGATCTGCGACTTCGTGCACCGGCACCTGCGCTTCGACTACCAGAACGCGCGCGCCACCCGCACCGCGCTGGAGGGCTACCGCGAACGCACCGGCGTGTGCCGCGACTTCGCGCACCTGGCGATCACGCTGTGCCGCTGCATGAACATTCCCGCGCGCTACGTGACGGGCTACCTGGGCGACATCGGCATTCCGCCGGTGCGCTACCCGATGGACTTCAGCGCCTGGTTCGAGGTGTACCTGGGCAACCGCTGGCACACCTTCGACGCGCGGCACAACACGCCGCGCATCGGGCGCGTGGTGATCGCGCGCGGGCGCGACGCGGCGGACGTTCCGATCACGATGGTGTTCGGAGCGAACACGCTGCAGCGCTTCGAGGTGACGACGGAAGAAGTGCTGCAGTAG
- the ligD gene encoding DNA ligase D, which produces MGTTASAARKALARYHGKRDFSRTPEPEAGGQAGKGVLSFVIQKHHASHLHYDFRLELDGTLKSWAVPKGPCLDPSVKRMAVHVEDHPISYAGFEGTIPPKQYGAGSVIVWDRGDWLPEGDARKSLAAGKLKFELRGEKLHGHWTLVRMHGKGDESHEPWLLIKERDAEARPLADYDVLEAQPASVLSGRGVDEVGQPAKKAPDRAPAKASAKAVKKAVKKAVKKAVKKAVKKTALPASLQPQLATLASSPPASREDWLYELKFDGYRLLARIDKGEVRCFTRNGHDWTAKLPALAAALAKLPTGAAWLDGEITVEGKNGAPDFQALQNAFDSGATSAIVYWLFDAPFLDGEDLRDMPVEERRARLAKLVGKKPPAPLRLSEAFDAAPGDLLASSARIGFEGIVGKRKGSPYVSRRSPDWIKLKNQRRQEFVIGGYTAPKGSRAGFGALLLGVHDEATGRLRYCGNVGTGFDAKRLADVKARLDKLATEDCPFSPQPCGVKAQWVKPTLVAEVSFGEWTREDRVRHAVFQGLRADKPARDIRREQPEEGNITPMAQKITHADRVIDKHSGITKGQLAAYYDSVATLMLPHLRGRPVSLVRAPEGVGGELFFQKHLQNSEIPGVRLLDPALDPGHEPLLQIDTKTGLLGAAQMNVIELHTWNATSRAIGKPDRMTFDLDPGEGVAWPQIQEAAILVRTLLDELGLPSFLKTSGGKGLHVVVPLRRQYDWDMVKGFSQAVVAHLAETIPSRFVAKSGPRNRVGKVFVDYLRNGFGATTVSAWSARSRPGLGVSVPVAWDELPTLTAADQWNVGNAAERFATGNKPWAAMERSRKGLAAAMKLLGYSGK; this is translated from the coding sequence ATGGGCACCACGGCATCGGCGGCGCGCAAGGCACTGGCGCGCTACCACGGCAAGCGCGACTTCTCGCGCACGCCCGAGCCTGAGGCCGGCGGCCAGGCGGGCAAGGGCGTGCTGTCCTTCGTGATCCAGAAGCACCACGCGAGCCACCTGCACTACGACTTCAGGCTGGAACTCGACGGCACGCTCAAGAGCTGGGCCGTGCCGAAGGGGCCGTGCCTCGACCCGAGCGTGAAGCGCATGGCGGTGCACGTCGAGGACCATCCGATCTCCTACGCCGGATTCGAGGGCACCATTCCGCCGAAGCAGTACGGCGCGGGCAGCGTCATCGTCTGGGACCGCGGCGACTGGCTGCCCGAGGGCGACGCGCGCAAGTCGCTCGCGGCCGGCAAGCTCAAGTTCGAGCTGCGCGGCGAGAAGCTGCACGGCCACTGGACGCTGGTGCGCATGCACGGCAAGGGCGATGAGTCGCACGAGCCCTGGCTGCTCATCAAGGAGCGTGACGCCGAGGCCCGCCCGCTCGCCGACTACGACGTGCTCGAAGCGCAGCCGGCGAGCGTGCTGAGCGGACGCGGCGTGGACGAGGTGGGGCAGCCGGCGAAGAAGGCACCGGACAGGGCGCCTGCGAAGGCAAGCGCGAAGGCGGTGAAAAAGGCGGTGAAGAAGGCAGTGAAGAAGGCAGTGAAGAAGGCAGTGAAGAAGACAGCGCTTCCCGCCAGCCTCCAGCCCCAGCTCGCCACCCTTGCGTCGTCGCCGCCTGCATCGCGCGAAGACTGGCTCTACGAGCTCAAGTTCGACGGTTACCGCCTGCTCGCGCGCATCGACAAGGGCGAGGTCCGCTGCTTCACCCGCAACGGCCACGACTGGACCGCCAAGCTGCCCGCGCTCGCCGCGGCGCTCGCGAAGCTGCCCACCGGCGCGGCATGGCTCGACGGCGAGATCACGGTGGAAGGCAAGAACGGCGCGCCCGACTTCCAGGCACTGCAGAACGCTTTCGACAGCGGCGCGACGTCGGCCATCGTCTACTGGCTGTTCGACGCGCCCTTTCTCGACGGCGAGGACCTGCGCGACATGCCGGTCGAGGAACGCCGCGCGCGGCTTGCAAAGCTCGTCGGCAAGAAACCGCCCGCGCCGCTGCGCCTGAGCGAGGCCTTCGACGCGGCGCCGGGCGACCTGCTCGCGTCGTCCGCGCGCATCGGCTTCGAGGGCATCGTCGGCAAGCGCAAGGGCTCGCCTTACGTGTCGCGCCGTTCGCCCGACTGGATCAAGCTCAAGAACCAGCGGCGCCAGGAGTTCGTGATCGGCGGCTACACCGCGCCCAAGGGCTCGCGCGCCGGCTTCGGCGCGCTGCTGCTGGGCGTGCACGACGAGGCCACCGGCCGGCTGCGCTACTGCGGCAACGTCGGCACCGGCTTCGACGCGAAGCGCCTTGCCGACGTCAAGGCCCGGCTCGACAAGCTGGCGACCGAGGACTGCCCGTTCTCGCCGCAGCCTTGCGGCGTCAAGGCACAGTGGGTCAAACCCACGCTGGTGGCCGAGGTCTCGTTCGGCGAGTGGACGCGCGAAGACCGCGTGCGGCACGCCGTGTTCCAGGGCCTGCGCGCCGACAAGCCCGCGCGCGATATCCGCCGCGAGCAGCCGGAGGAAGGAAACATCACCCCCATGGCCCAGAAGATCACTCATGCCGACCGCGTGATCGACAAGCACAGCGGCATCACCAAGGGCCAGCTCGCGGCCTACTACGACAGCGTGGCCACGCTCATGCTGCCGCACCTGCGCGGACGGCCCGTGTCGCTGGTGCGCGCGCCCGAGGGCGTGGGCGGCGAGCTGTTCTTCCAGAAACATCTGCAGAACAGCGAGATCCCCGGCGTGCGCCTGCTCGATCCCGCGCTCGACCCCGGCCACGAGCCGCTGCTGCAGATCGACACCAAGACCGGGCTGCTGGGCGCGGCGCAGATGAACGTGATCGAGCTGCACACCTGGAACGCCACCTCGCGCGCCATCGGCAAGCCCGACCGCATGACCTTCGACCTCGACCCCGGCGAAGGCGTCGCGTGGCCGCAGATCCAGGAGGCGGCCATTCTGGTGCGCACCCTGCTGGACGAACTGGGCCTGCCTTCATTCCTCAAGACCAGCGGCGGCAAGGGCCTGCACGTGGTGGTGCCGCTGCGCCGGCAGTACGACTGGGACATGGTCAAGGGCTTCTCGCAGGCAGTGGTGGCGCACCTGGCCGAGACAATTCCATCGCGCTTCGTGGCCAAGAGCGGGCCGCGCAACCGGGTGGGCAAAGTGTTCGTCGACTACCTGCGCAACGGCTTCGGCGCCACCACGGTGAGCGCGTGGTCGGCGCGCTCGCGGCCGGGGCTGGGCGTGTCGGTGCCGGTGGCGTGGGACGAGCTGCCCACGCTCACGGCCGCCGACCAGTGGAACGTCGGCAACGCGGCCGAACGCTTCGCTACCGGCAACAAGCCGTGGGCTGCGATGGAGCGCAGCCGCAAGGGCCTGGCCGCCGCGATGAAGCTGCTGGGCTACAGCGGCAAGTAA
- the ku gene encoding non-homologous end joining protein Ku produces MPVSKKAPAPRVLWKGAISFGLVHIPVALYSATTDHGIDFDWLDKRTMDPVGYKRINKKTGKEIAREQIVKGIEYEDGEYVVLSDKEISDAYPKTTQTIEIETFVPADGIPFVYLERPYYVAPINRGAKVYALLRETLQRSGRVGVARVVIQTKQHLAVLVPSGPGLVLNLLRWGADIRPWADLPLPSEDVKKAGLSERELKMAKELVEDMSTDWDPGEFKDEFKDEILRLVDKKVKAGQTKTVTQPEPEESQSSEGRGAKIIDLTELLQRSLRGKGAKTAKAAAGEEGDEEGDEEENAPPPKAAAKKRKPAAKAARKAPARHRRAA; encoded by the coding sequence ATGCCCGTCTCGAAAAAAGCCCCCGCGCCGCGCGTCCTGTGGAAGGGCGCGATCAGCTTCGGCCTCGTCCACATTCCGGTCGCGCTGTATTCGGCTACCACCGACCACGGCATCGACTTCGACTGGCTCGACAAACGCACCATGGACCCGGTCGGCTACAAGCGCATCAACAAGAAGACCGGCAAGGAAATCGCGCGCGAGCAGATCGTCAAGGGCATCGAGTACGAGGACGGCGAGTACGTGGTGCTCAGCGACAAGGAAATTTCCGACGCCTACCCCAAGACCACGCAGACCATCGAGATCGAGACCTTCGTGCCGGCCGACGGCATTCCTTTCGTCTACCTCGAGCGGCCCTACTACGTGGCACCGATCAACCGCGGCGCCAAGGTCTATGCGCTGCTGCGCGAGACCCTGCAGCGCAGCGGCCGCGTGGGCGTGGCGCGCGTGGTCATCCAGACCAAGCAGCACCTGGCCGTGCTGGTGCCCTCGGGCCCCGGGCTCGTGCTGAACCTGCTGCGCTGGGGCGCCGACATCCGCCCCTGGGCCGACCTGCCGCTGCCTTCCGAAGACGTGAAGAAAGCCGGCCTGAGCGAGCGTGAACTGAAGATGGCCAAGGAACTGGTCGAGGACATGAGCACCGACTGGGACCCCGGCGAATTCAAGGACGAGTTCAAGGACGAGATCCTGCGGCTGGTCGACAAGAAGGTGAAGGCCGGCCAGACCAAGACGGTGACGCAGCCGGAGCCCGAGGAATCGCAGTCCAGCGAGGGACGCGGCGCGAAGATCATCGACCTGACCGAACTGCTGCAGCGCAGCCTGCGCGGCAAGGGCGCAAAGACGGCCAAGGCGGCAGCCGGCGAAGAAGGCGATGAGGAAGGCGACGAGGAAGAAAACGCGCCGCCGCCCAAGGCCGCCGCGAAGAAGCGCAAGCCCGCCGCCAAGGCCGCGCGCAAGGCGCCGGCGCGCCACCGCCGCGCGGCCTGA